A part of Quatrionicoccus australiensis genomic DNA contains:
- the mreC gene encoding rod shape-determining protein MreC, with the protein MAGIDHAPPPFFKRGPAPLALLTFYIAISLAVFVLDLRFRSLNLLRQSIALLVDPVQRVAQTPGSLVDYANNYLQGLQALHQENNALKHAQLNTAPNLQRLLQLEVENERLRKLLSVKEREKANGQVAQILYTARDPFSRKVIVDKGQQSGIVAGQPAIDEAGVVGQVTRVFPFSAEITLITDKDQAVPVQIVRSGQRSVVFGLGNGQLELRYMPANADVQEGDILVTSGLDGIYLPGFPVAKVINIERDSAYSFARIFCVPVAGVENFGEIMVLDPRQPLPPAPPESTSRESGTDKMTVRQKNRAKKSN; encoded by the coding sequence ATGGCCGGCATCGACCACGCACCGCCACCGTTCTTCAAGCGAGGGCCAGCACCGCTGGCCCTTCTGACTTTCTACATCGCCATTTCACTGGCGGTGTTCGTGCTCGACCTGCGTTTTCGCAGCCTCAACCTGCTGCGCCAGAGCATTGCATTACTGGTCGACCCGGTTCAACGGGTCGCCCAGACGCCGGGCAGCCTGGTCGACTACGCCAACAACTACCTGCAAGGCCTGCAGGCGCTGCATCAAGAGAACAACGCGCTCAAGCACGCCCAGCTCAACACCGCCCCCAACCTGCAGCGCCTGCTCCAGCTTGAGGTGGAAAACGAGCGCCTGCGCAAATTGCTCAGCGTCAAGGAACGCGAAAAGGCCAATGGCCAGGTTGCCCAGATTCTGTACACCGCCCGTGATCCGTTTTCGCGCAAGGTCATCGTCGACAAGGGCCAGCAGTCGGGTATCGTCGCCGGCCAGCCGGCCATCGACGAGGCCGGTGTCGTTGGCCAGGTCACCCGCGTATTCCCTTTCTCGGCAGAAATCACGCTGATTACCGACAAGGATCAGGCGGTACCGGTACAGATCGTCCGCAGCGGCCAGCGCTCGGTCGTCTTCGGCCTCGGCAACGGCCAGCTTGAACTGCGCTACATGCCCGCCAATGCCGACGTTCAGGAAGGCGATATTCTGGTGACATCCGGCCTCGACGGCATCTACCTGCCGGGTTTTCCGGTCGCCAAGGTGATCAATATCGAGCGTGACAGTGCCTATTCCTTTGCCCGCATCTTTTGCGTGCCGGTGGCCGGCGTCGAGAATTTCGGCGAAATCATGGTTCTTGATCCACGCCAGCCCTTGCCGCCGGCTCCGCCCGAGTCCACCAGCCGGGAAAGCGGCACCGACAAGATGACGGTCCGCCAGAAGAACCGCGCGAAAAAGAGCAACTGA
- the gatC gene encoding Asp-tRNA(Asn)/Glu-tRNA(Gln) amidotransferase subunit GatC yields the protein MSLTLEQVQRIAHLARIEVSESEALSTQTHLNGIFELIEQMQAVDTSGVEPMAHAQDLSQRLRADVVSEVDGRAAFLAIAPESEAGLFLVPKVIE from the coding sequence ATGTCGCTCACATTAGAACAGGTTCAGCGCATCGCCCACCTCGCCCGTATCGAGGTCAGCGAATCCGAAGCGCTCTCCACCCAAACCCACCTCAACGGCATCTTCGAGTTGATCGAACAGATGCAGGCCGTAGATACCTCCGGTGTCGAGCCGATGGCGCATGCCCAGGATCTCAGCCAGCGCCTGCGCGCTGACGTGGTCAGTGAAGTCGATGGCCGGGCTGCTTTCCTGGCGATCGCTCCGGAAAGCGAAGCCGGTCTCTTCCTTGTGCCGAAGGTGATCGAATGA
- the mrdA gene encoding penicillin-binding protein 2, producing the protein MGDFHNPEADLDRFRFRSGFAAIAVLLAFSLLLGRFIWLQVIQHDFYQTRAEDNRIALIPIVPNRGVITDRNGTVLARNYSAFTLEITPSRVADLDVAIDELAAIIDIQPKDRKRFKRLMDEAKNFESIPIRTRLTDAEVAKFAAQRYRFPGIEVKARLFRQYPLGTVASHAIGYIGRITDRDLKWIEEAEQQAMFKGTDHIGKTGLEQHYEFELHGQTGYEEVEIDAGGHALRSLKRIPPVSGNNLALTLDAKLQEITEQAFGDRKGALVAIEPSTGGILALVSNPTYDPNLFVDGITPDNWKELNEHPSKPMVNRAINGAYPPGSTFKPFMALAALEMGKRTPSQAISDPGYYNFGNHQFRDDKKGGHGIVDMYKSIVHSCDTYYYMLANDMGIDNIAKFMGQLGLGQRTGIDLGKDEYGESKGVLPSQEWKRQRFKKPEQQKWYAGETISIGIGQGYNAYTPIQLAQATATIANNGVMFRPHIVHHIIDTKTGQKRLIERQPIRDLNLRPENVEVIRRAMVGVNKEGTGARAFAGAPYEAAGKTGTAQVFSLKGAQYKEGGIKKELRDHALFIAFAPAENPKIALAVLVENGGFGAQSAAPIARMVIDYYLLGKLPAGAAPEDSAAVEEEAE; encoded by the coding sequence GTGGGTGATTTCCACAATCCCGAAGCCGACCTCGACCGCTTTCGCTTCCGTTCCGGCTTTGCCGCAATTGCCGTCCTGCTCGCCTTTTCGCTATTGCTCGGTCGCTTCATCTGGCTGCAGGTCATCCAGCACGACTTTTATCAGACACGGGCTGAAGACAACCGGATTGCACTGATTCCCATCGTACCCAACCGCGGCGTCATCACCGACCGCAACGGCACCGTACTGGCCCGCAATTACTCCGCTTTCACGCTGGAAATCACGCCATCGCGGGTTGCCGACCTGGATGTGGCAATTGACGAACTGGCCGCCATCATTGATATCCAGCCCAAGGACAGAAAGCGCTTCAAGCGCCTGATGGATGAAGCAAAGAACTTCGAATCCATCCCGATCCGGACCCGCCTGACCGATGCCGAAGTCGCCAAGTTCGCCGCCCAGCGCTATCGTTTCCCCGGCATCGAGGTCAAGGCCCGGCTTTTCCGCCAGTATCCGCTCGGCACGGTTGCCTCGCACGCGATCGGCTATATCGGCCGGATTACCGACCGCGACCTGAAATGGATCGAAGAAGCCGAACAGCAGGCCATGTTCAAGGGCACCGACCACATCGGCAAGACCGGGCTGGAACAGCACTACGAGTTCGAACTGCATGGCCAGACCGGCTACGAGGAAGTCGAGATCGACGCCGGCGGCCACGCCCTACGCAGCCTCAAGCGCATCCCGCCGGTTTCCGGCAACAATCTGGCCCTGACCCTGGATGCCAAGCTGCAGGAAATTACCGAGCAGGCTTTCGGTGACCGCAAGGGCGCACTGGTCGCCATCGAACCCTCGACCGGCGGCATCCTGGCCCTGGTTTCCAATCCGACCTACGACCCCAATCTCTTCGTGGACGGCATCACGCCGGACAACTGGAAAGAGCTCAACGAGCACCCGAGCAAGCCCATGGTCAACCGCGCCATCAACGGCGCCTACCCTCCGGGTTCCACCTTCAAGCCTTTCATGGCACTGGCTGCGCTGGAAATGGGCAAGCGTACGCCGAGTCAGGCAATCAGCGACCCCGGTTACTACAATTTCGGCAATCACCAGTTCCGCGACGACAAAAAGGGCGGACATGGCATCGTCGACATGTACAAATCGATCGTCCACTCCTGCGATACCTACTACTACATGCTGGCCAACGACATGGGGATCGACAACATCGCCAAGTTCATGGGTCAGCTCGGACTGGGACAACGCACCGGCATCGACCTCGGCAAGGATGAATACGGCGAGTCGAAGGGCGTGCTGCCCTCGCAGGAATGGAAAAGGCAGCGCTTCAAAAAGCCGGAACAGCAGAAATGGTATGCCGGCGAAACCATCTCGATCGGGATCGGCCAGGGCTACAACGCTTACACCCCCATCCAGCTCGCCCAGGCAACGGCAACGATTGCCAATAATGGCGTGATGTTCCGGCCACACATCGTGCATCACATCATTGACACCAAGACCGGCCAGAAGCGTCTGATCGAAAGACAGCCTATCCGCGACCTCAATCTCAGGCCGGAAAACGTCGAGGTCATCCGCCGTGCCATGGTCGGGGTCAACAAGGAAGGTACCGGTGCCCGCGCTTTTGCCGGTGCGCCTTACGAAGCTGCCGGCAAGACCGGTACGGCCCAGGTCTTCTCGCTGAAGGGAGCGCAGTACAAAGAAGGTGGCATCAAGAAGGAACTGCGCGACCACGCCCTGTTCATCGCCTTTGCCCCAGCCGAGAATCCGAAAATTGCACTCGCCGTACTGGTCGAGAATGGTGGTTTTGGCGCCCAGTCGGCGGCACCGATCGCCCGCATGGTCATCGACTACTACCTGCTCGGCAAATTGCCGGCCGGCGCCGCGCCGGAAGACAGCGCCGCCGTCGAAGAGGAGGCCGAATAA
- a CDS encoding rod shape-determining protein: MFGFLSKYFSNDLAIDLGTANTLIYVRGRSIVLDEPSVVAIRLEGGPNAKKTIQAVGKEAKEMLGKAPGSITVIRPMKDGVIADFTVTEQMLKQFIKKVHDSKLFSPSPRIIICVPSGSTQVERRAIRESAIGAGASQVYLIEEPMAAAIGAGLPVAEATGSMVVDIGGGTTEVGVISLGGMVYAGSVRVGGDKLDEAIINYISRNYGMMIGENTAENIKKNIGSAFPGAEVREMEVSGINKAEGIPRKFTISSNEILEALTDPLNQIVSAVKSALEKTPPELGADIAEKGMVLTGGGALLRDLDRLLMEETGLPVIVADEPLTCVARGCGMALEKMDKLGSIFASD; the protein is encoded by the coding sequence ATGTTCGGTTTCCTCAGTAAATATTTCTCAAACGATCTGGCCATCGACCTTGGCACAGCGAATACGCTGATTTATGTTCGCGGTCGCTCCATCGTCCTCGATGAGCCTTCGGTCGTCGCCATCCGCCTCGAAGGCGGCCCCAATGCCAAGAAAACCATCCAGGCCGTCGGCAAGGAAGCCAAGGAAATGCTTGGCAAGGCACCGGGTAGCATCACCGTCATTCGTCCGATGAAGGACGGCGTGATCGCTGACTTCACCGTCACCGAACAGATGCTCAAGCAATTCATCAAGAAGGTGCATGACTCGAAGCTGTTCAGCCCGAGCCCGCGCATCATCATCTGCGTGCCCTCCGGTTCGACCCAGGTTGAACGCCGCGCCATCCGCGAATCCGCGATCGGTGCCGGCGCCAGCCAGGTTTACCTGATCGAGGAGCCGATGGCGGCTGCAATCGGTGCCGGCCTGCCGGTTGCCGAAGCGACCGGCTCGATGGTCGTCGATATCGGCGGCGGCACGACCGAAGTCGGCGTCATCTCGCTCGGCGGCATGGTCTATGCCGGCTCGGTGCGCGTCGGCGGCGACAAGCTCGACGAAGCCATCATCAATTACATCAGCCGCAATTACGGCATGATGATCGGCGAGAACACCGCCGAAAACATCAAGAAGAACATCGGCTCCGCCTTCCCGGGCGCCGAAGTCCGCGAAATGGAAGTCTCCGGCATCAACAAGGCCGAGGGCATCCCGCGCAAGTTCACGATTTCGTCCAACGAAATCCTCGAAGCGCTGACCGACCCGCTCAACCAGATCGTTTCCGCCGTCAAGTCGGCGCTGGAAAAGACCCCGCCCGAACTCGGTGCCGACATTGCCGAAAAGGGCATGGTCCTGACCGGCGGTGGCGCCCTGTTGCGCGATCTCGACCGTCTGCTGATGGAAGAAACCGGTCTGCCGGTGATCGTTGCCGACGAGCCTCTGACCTGCGTTGCCCGCGGTTGCGGCATGGCGTTGGAAAAGATGGACAAGCTGGGCAGCATCTTCGCCTCGGACTGA
- the gatA gene encoding Asp-tRNA(Asn)/Glu-tRNA(Gln) amidotransferase subunit GatA codes for MINASLKQLSQALAAKQISSVELTQLFLDRIARLNPTLNAFVTVDAEKSLNSARAADARIAAGNAGLLTGIPIAQKDIFCAEGWRTTCGSKMLANFVSPYDATVIRKMESEAGLVSLGKTNMDEFAMGSSNETSFFGPVRNPWDSERVPGGSSGGSAAAVAARMAPAATGTDTGGSIRQPAALCNLTGLKPTYGVVSRYGMIAFASSLDQAGPMAASAEDCALLLNSMAGFDERDSTSLERPREDYSRDLEKPLAGLRIGLPREFFGEGCDAAVMAAVRAAIAEYEKLGATTVEVSLPNSHLSVPAYYVIAPAEASSNLSRFDGVRYGFRAEDYSNLDDMYMKSRAQGFGAEVKRRIMIGAYVLSHGYYDAYYLQAQRIRRLIANDFVEAFKSCDVIMGPTSPSTAFKLGEKAADPVQMYLSDIYTIAVNLAGLPGMSVPCGFVGGLPVGLQLVGNYFAEAQLLNVAHRYQQATDWHQRRPAGLV; via the coding sequence ATGATCAATGCCAGCCTCAAACAGCTGTCGCAGGCCCTGGCCGCGAAGCAGATTTCCAGTGTCGAGCTGACTCAACTGTTCCTTGATCGCATTGCGCGCCTCAATCCGACGCTGAATGCGTTTGTTACGGTCGACGCCGAAAAAAGTCTCAATTCCGCCCGCGCCGCCGATGCGCGTATCGCGGCCGGTAATGCCGGCCTGCTGACCGGTATCCCGATCGCCCAGAAGGACATCTTCTGTGCCGAAGGCTGGCGCACGACCTGCGGTTCGAAGATGCTGGCCAATTTCGTTTCGCCCTACGATGCGACGGTGATTCGCAAGATGGAAAGCGAAGCCGGTCTCGTGTCGCTGGGCAAGACCAATATGGACGAATTCGCCATGGGCTCGTCGAACGAAACCTCGTTCTTCGGTCCGGTGCGCAATCCCTGGGATAGCGAACGCGTGCCCGGCGGTTCTTCGGGCGGTTCGGCCGCAGCCGTGGCCGCGCGTATGGCGCCAGCCGCAACCGGTACCGATACCGGCGGTTCGATCCGCCAGCCGGCGGCGCTGTGCAATCTGACCGGTCTCAAGCCGACCTATGGTGTCGTTTCGCGTTACGGCATGATTGCCTTCGCCTCCTCGCTCGACCAGGCTGGCCCGATGGCGGCCAGCGCCGAAGACTGTGCGCTGCTGCTCAACAGCATGGCCGGTTTCGACGAGCGCGACTCGACCTCGCTGGAGCGTCCGCGCGAAGACTACAGCCGGGATCTGGAAAAGCCGCTGGCCGGTCTGCGCATCGGCCTGCCCAGGGAGTTCTTCGGCGAAGGTTGTGATGCCGCCGTGATGGCCGCCGTGCGTGCCGCCATTGCCGAATACGAAAAGCTGGGTGCAACGACCGTCGAGGTTTCGCTGCCCAATTCGCACCTGTCGGTGCCGGCCTATTACGTTATTGCACCGGCCGAAGCCAGTTCCAACCTGTCGCGTTTCGACGGGGTGCGCTATGGCTTCCGCGCCGAGGATTACAGCAATCTCGACGATATGTACATGAAGAGCCGCGCCCAGGGCTTCGGTGCCGAGGTCAAGCGCCGCATCATGATCGGTGCCTACGTGCTGTCACACGGCTATTACGACGCCTACTACCTGCAGGCACAGCGTATCCGTCGCCTGATTGCCAACGACTTCGTCGAAGCCTTCAAGTCCTGCGACGTGATCATGGGGCCGACTTCGCCGTCCACCGCCTTCAAGCTTGGTGAAAAGGCGGCTGATCCGGTGCAGATGTACCTGTCGGACATCTACACGATTGCGGTCAATCTGGCTGGTCTGCCCGGCATGTCGGTGCCTTGCGGTTTTGTCGGCGGTTTGCCGGTCGGGCTGCAGCTGGTCGGTAATTACTTTGCCGAGGCGCAGTTGCTCAACGTTGCGCATCGTTATCAGCAGGCAACGGACTGGCATCAGCGTCGGCCGGCCGGTCTGGTCTGA
- the mreD gene encoding rod shape-determining protein MreD, whose amino-acid sequence MQPTFSSSRILLPVRPWFIFLSLIAAVLLNFLPTAHWPAMPDWVALVLCFWSVREFRRVGMGWAFILGLLMDVADGSVLGQHCFAYVLLAYVSTAASRRLLWFPLAQQALQVMPLLLGTQLVQALMRLAVGAEFPGLTYFIGPLIGALLWIPATFILLLPQYQPVEQDPDRPI is encoded by the coding sequence ATGCAACCAACCTTCTCCTCTTCGCGCATCCTGCTCCCGGTCCGCCCATGGTTCATTTTCCTGAGCCTGATTGCGGCCGTTCTGCTCAACTTTCTGCCGACCGCCCACTGGCCTGCCATGCCGGACTGGGTGGCACTTGTCCTCTGCTTCTGGAGCGTGCGCGAATTCCGTCGCGTCGGCATGGGCTGGGCCTTCATTCTCGGTCTGCTGATGGATGTCGCGGATGGCTCGGTACTCGGCCAGCACTGTTTTGCCTATGTCCTGCTCGCCTATGTTTCAACCGCCGCGTCCCGGCGCCTGCTCTGGTTCCCGCTCGCCCAGCAGGCACTGCAGGTCATGCCGCTGCTGCTCGGCACCCAGCTTGTCCAGGCGCTGATGCGTCTGGCTGTCGGCGCCGAATTCCCCGGACTGACCTACTTCATCGGGCCGCTCATCGGAGCCCTGCTCTGGATTCCCGCCACCTTCATCCTGCTCCTGCCGCAGTATCAGCCGGTCGAGCAGGATCCTGATCGACCGATCTGA
- the rodA gene encoding rod shape-determining protein RodA has translation MIDVAGTLRRGWQQLIAHIDFPLLCITLAIMAIGLATVHSATFDGNQRVLSQAGNMGVAMVIMWFVSRLPPQKLMSFAIPLYVLGLVLLVAVFLFGIKINGARRWLSLGFTRIQPSEIMKIAMPLMLAWYFQKYEATLKFKHYVIAALLLIIPFALIAKQPDLGTALLVGAAGFYVIFFAGLPWKIIVGMIVAGASAAPFLWGMLHDYQKKRILTLIDPTTDPLGSGYHIIQATIAIGSGGAIGKGYLNGTQTHLEFIPEKHTDFIFAVFSEEWGLMGNLLLLFLYTMLIGRGLMIASAAPTLFSRLLAGAITLGFFTYAFINMGMVSGILPVVGVPLPFMSYGGTALVTLFLGIGMLMSIHTHRMLVKK, from the coding sequence ATGATCGATGTCGCCGGTACCTTGCGCCGCGGTTGGCAACAATTGATTGCCCATATCGACTTTCCGCTGCTCTGCATCACGCTGGCAATCATGGCAATCGGCCTGGCCACCGTACATTCGGCAACCTTTGACGGCAACCAGCGGGTTTTGTCGCAAGCCGGCAACATGGGCGTGGCAATGGTCATCATGTGGTTCGTTTCCCGCCTGCCACCGCAAAAACTGATGAGCTTCGCCATTCCGCTCTATGTGCTCGGCCTCGTTCTGCTCGTCGCGGTCTTTCTTTTCGGCATCAAGATCAACGGTGCCCGCCGCTGGCTGTCGCTCGGCTTCACCCGCATCCAGCCATCCGAGATCATGAAGATCGCAATGCCCTTGATGCTGGCCTGGTATTTCCAGAAATACGAAGCCACCCTGAAATTCAAGCATTACGTCATCGCTGCCCTGCTGCTGATTATTCCGTTTGCCCTGATCGCCAAGCAACCCGATCTTGGTACCGCACTGCTGGTCGGCGCGGCCGGCTTCTACGTGATTTTCTTTGCCGGCCTGCCCTGGAAGATCATCGTCGGCATGATCGTCGCAGGGGCATCCGCAGCGCCCTTCCTCTGGGGCATGCTGCATGACTACCAGAAGAAGCGCATCCTGACCCTGATCGACCCGACCACCGATCCGCTCGGCTCCGGCTATCACATCATCCAGGCAACCATCGCGATCGGTTCCGGTGGCGCCATCGGCAAAGGCTATCTGAACGGCACACAGACCCACCTCGAATTCATTCCGGAAAAACACACCGACTTCATTTTTGCGGTCTTCTCGGAAGAATGGGGACTGATGGGCAACCTTCTGCTGCTCTTCCTCTACACCATGCTGATCGGACGCGGCCTGATGATCGCCTCGGCGGCACCGACGCTGTTCTCGCGCCTGCTCGCCGGCGCCATCACGCTCGGCTTTTTCACCTACGCCTTCATCAACATGGGCATGGTCAGCGGCATCCTGCCGGTCGTCGGTGTCCCGCTGCCCTTCATGAGCTATGGCGGCACGGCACTGGTGACGCTGTTTCTCGGGATTGGCATGCTGATGTCGATCCACACGCACCGCATGCTGGTCAAGAAATGA
- a CDS encoding septal ring lytic transglycosylase RlpA family protein yields the protein MILRLLPAALLVSLLSACGSSPLHTERETTVDTAKSPISRAPTPTRKPGVTLKRGGGFYKDDGPADEIPDGLDDIPDAEPRWEPLHKPATRPYVVLGKEYVPNTAVKPYKARGIASWYGKKFHGQKTSIGEPYDMFAMTAAHPTLALPSYVRVTHAQSGKSVIVRITDRGPFHADRVIDLSYTAAYKLGLINGGSGLVDVEAIIPGEATGVTYAQVAPQKPVTSPTGADDIEQMAMRMRQEERPVQTASSSDSTGEKIVAKGVYLQLGAFANADNAENLKNHLSRELDWLNESMQINPSAGIHRLQIGPYANRGDADRVAEKIRSSLGYKPTIVIR from the coding sequence ATGATCCTCCGCCTGCTCCCTGCCGCGCTGCTCGTCTCGCTACTTTCTGCCTGTGGCAGTTCGCCGCTGCACACCGAACGGGAAACAACGGTCGACACGGCAAAAAGCCCGATTTCCAGAGCGCCAACGCCGACCCGCAAGCCCGGCGTGACACTGAAGCGCGGTGGCGGTTTCTACAAGGATGACGGCCCGGCCGACGAGATTCCGGATGGGCTGGACGACATCCCGGATGCCGAACCCAGGTGGGAACCCCTGCACAAGCCAGCCACCCGCCCCTATGTCGTGCTCGGCAAGGAATATGTACCGAATACCGCCGTCAAGCCATACAAGGCGCGCGGCATCGCCAGCTGGTACGGCAAGAAATTCCACGGCCAGAAGACATCGATCGGCGAGCCTTACGACATGTTCGCAATGACCGCAGCGCACCCTACCCTGGCCTTGCCGTCCTATGTCCGTGTGACGCATGCCCAGAGCGGCAAGTCGGTCATTGTCCGCATCACTGACCGCGGCCCCTTCCACGCCGATCGCGTCATCGACCTGTCCTATACCGCCGCCTACAAGCTCGGCCTGATCAATGGCGGCAGTGGCCTGGTCGATGTCGAAGCCATCATTCCGGGTGAAGCGACCGGCGTCACCTATGCCCAGGTCGCGCCGCAAAAGCCCGTCACGAGCCCGACCGGCGCAGACGATATCGAGCAGATGGCCATGCGCATGCGCCAGGAAGAACGCCCGGTACAAACCGCCAGCAGCAGCGACAGCACGGGTGAAAAGATCGTCGCCAAGGGCGTCTATCTGCAGTTGGGTGCCTTTGCCAATGCCGACAATGCAGAAAACCTGAAAAACCATTTGAGCCGCGAACTCGACTGGCTGAATGAAAGCATGCAGATCAATCCAAGCGCCGGCATCCATCGCCTGCAAATCGGGCCCTATGCCAACCGTGGCGACGCTGACAGGGTCGCGGAAAAAATCCGCAGCAGCCTCGGCTACAAGCCGACCATCGTGATCCGCTGA
- the ubiU gene encoding ubiquinone anaerobic biosynthesis protein UbiU, with protein sequence MSSLPDLICPAGSLPALKAAVDNGADAVYLGFKNDTNARNFAGLNFDAKNMAEGIRYAHAKGREILLAINTFPQAGRVGEWHKAVDAAVDQGVDAIILADVGLLDYARNKHPQQRLHLSVQGSATSYEAINFCQREFGIKRAVLPRVLTLAQVENVIRNTTVEIEVFGFGSLCVMNEGRCWLSSYACGESPNTVGACSPAKYVKWDKQPGAMETRLNGILIDRFGDDEPAGYPTLCKGRFEVQGETYYALEEPTSLNVISILPEIMKIGVRAIKVEGRQRSPAYVTQVTRTLRAALDTLAEGGERFHVKPAWQAELAKVSEGSQATLGAYNRPWR encoded by the coding sequence ATGAGTTCCCTGCCTGATCTGATCTGCCCGGCCGGCAGCCTGCCCGCGCTCAAGGCTGCGGTCGACAACGGCGCCGATGCGGTTTACCTCGGCTTCAAGAATGACACCAACGCGCGCAATTTCGCCGGCCTCAATTTCGACGCCAAGAACATGGCAGAAGGCATCCGCTACGCCCATGCCAAGGGTCGCGAAATCCTGCTCGCGATCAATACCTTCCCGCAGGCCGGACGCGTCGGTGAATGGCACAAGGCGGTCGACGCAGCGGTCGACCAGGGCGTAGACGCGATTATCCTGGCCGACGTCGGCCTCCTCGATTACGCCCGCAACAAGCATCCGCAGCAGCGTCTGCACCTCTCGGTGCAGGGCTCGGCAACCAGCTACGAGGCGATCAATTTCTGCCAGCGCGAATTCGGCATCAAGCGTGCCGTGCTGCCGCGCGTGCTGACGCTGGCCCAGGTTGAAAACGTGATCAGGAACACCACGGTCGAAATCGAAGTCTTCGGTTTCGGCAGCCTGTGCGTCATGAACGAGGGCCGCTGCTGGCTGTCCTCCTACGCCTGCGGCGAATCGCCGAATACCGTCGGCGCCTGCTCGCCGGCCAAGTACGTGAAATGGGACAAGCAACCGGGAGCCATGGAAACCCGCCTCAACGGCATTCTCATCGACCGTTTCGGCGACGATGAACCGGCCGGTTATCCAACCCTGTGCAAGGGCCGCTTCGAAGTCCAGGGCGAAACCTATTACGCGCTGGAAGAACCGACCAGCCTGAATGTCATCTCCATTCTGCCCGAGATCATGAAAATCGGCGTGCGCGCGATCAAGGTCGAAGGCCGCCAGCGCAGCCCGGCCTACGTTACCCAGGTCACCCGCACGCTGCGTGCCGCCCTCGACACGCTGGCCGAAGGCGGCGAGCGCTTCCACGTCAAACCGGCCTGGCAGGCCGAGCTGGCCAAGGTCTCCGAAGGCAGCCAGGCAACGCTGGGTGCCTACAACCGGCCGTGGAGATAA